From a single Brassica oleracea var. oleracea cultivar TO1000 chromosome C5, BOL, whole genome shotgun sequence genomic region:
- the LOC106344715 gene encoding uncharacterized protein LOC106344715: MAFTQMAPNFFRYFLGCWVRAQEEGLEFGLGELRQLFAIKRNNGFPGTMILAPRGGRGIIEGIPNKDDRWREKFFVFKINSASEGDFDFERIPREWSDDIDPFESAPMSPELRGLMETLRRGSTRWLSFSPDRIRAACALPPGANHATLIALVAPVRPKRGRGTKRKKEKEGLLDRPDESSEAGSLERARKVQRGQVLRPRSQAQSRGLLASPVSVAIPSGGAREAPDTSACSAGDRALNDEIDSSSHRSRRRVLEEINSVTSGSSSPRLSPPLRASGEGNSRVNPGVFTSSVPEAFSWSFAYDSEIPILENPDSLAAIWCKVRAEGCKLPSLEHMRERDTYVRMAVANAKAMEASNDYATLMEGRLANFPSKEEIAGHILTIQQLWGELDAAREAERQREVEIEELKKNLAAAKAEKVVVQSDLDSMNEKYRREIEGQDRKARKDLHLVRVSLAKEFEGVLAVVKGKLEQKKKETAAEILLQETRARIEALTEYSEGGYELELSWSVLKTWRIRSTSITVLLRCQTLLLVISISPRSPETRSARIDVRVISI; encoded by the exons ATGGCGTTTACCCAGATGGCGCCTAACTTCTTCCGGTATTTCTTGGGTTGCTGGGTCCGAGCTCAGGAGGAAGGTCTCGAATTTGGTCTCGGGGAGTTGAGGCAATTATTTGCCATAAAGCGAAACAACGGCTTCCCTGGCACGATGATTCTTGCTCCTCGAGGTGGTCGTGGTATCATCGAAGGCATTCCTAATAAGGATGATCGATGGAGGGAGAAGTTCTTCGTTTTTAAGATAAACTCGGCGTCGGAAGGAGACTTCGATTTCGAGAGGATCCCTCGGGAATGGTCCGACGATATTG ACCCTTTTGAATCTGCGCCTATGTCTCCCGAGCTTCGTGGGTTAATGGAGACTTTGCGTCGAGGTAGCACTCGATGGCTCTCCTTTTCTCCTGACCGAATTCGAGCCGCCTGCGCTCTCCCACCGGGTGCGAATCATGCTACTCTTATCGCCTTGGTGGCCCCTGTTCGGCCCAAGAGAGGCCGGGGCACCAAAA GGAAGAAGGAGAAAGAGGGGTTGCTCGATCGTCCTGACGAATCTTCTGAGGCCGGGTCATTAGAGCGAGCTCGGAAAGTCCAGCGGGGGCAGGTCCTTAGACCGAGGTCGCAGGCTCAGTCTCGTGGTCTTCTTGCTAGTCCAGTTTCGGTCGCTATTCCATCTGGTGGAGCTCGTGAGGCACCGGATACTTCGGCGTGCTCTGCTGGTGATCGAGCTCTTAATGACGAGATCGATTCGTCATCTCATCGATCTCGACGTCGGGTATTGGAGGAGATTAACTCTGTGACTTCGGGATCGTCGAGCCCGAGACTTTCTCCGCCGTTACGTGCTTCTGGTGAAGGCAATTCGCGGGTTAACCCCGGTGTCTTTACTTCGAGCGTGCCCGAAGCTTTTTCGTGGTCGTTTGCGTATGACAGCGAGATCCCTATCCTTGAGAACCCCGACTCCCTTGCAGCGATTTGGTGTAAGGTCAGAGCAGAAGGATGCAAGCTACCTTCTTTGGAGCACATGCGAGAGCGCGATACCTATGTTCGGATGGCGGTCGCAAATGCCAAG GCTATGGAGGCAAGCAACGATTATGCCACTTTAATGGAGGGACGATTGGCAAATTTTCCTAGTAAGGAAGAGATTGCGGGTCACATTCTCACGATCCAACAGCTTTGGGGTGAGTTGGATGCTGCTCGGGAGGCAGAGAGACAGCGCGAAGTGGAGATTGAGGAATTGAAGAAGAATTTGGCGGCTGCTAAGGCAGAAAAGGTCGTTGTTCAGAGCGACCTTGACTCGATGAACGAGAAGTATAGGCGAGAGATCGAAGGTCAGGATAGGAAAGCTCGCAAAGATCTCCATCTAGTTCGTGTCTCTCTTGCGAAGGAGTTCGAGGGGGTTTTGGCTGTGGTCAAGGGTAAGTTGGAGCAGAAGAAGAAAGAAACGGCCGCGGAGATTCTTTTGCAAGAGACGCGAGCTCGTATTGAGGCTTTGACCGAGTATAGTGAGGGCGGCTACGAGCTCGAGCTGAGTTGGAGCGTCTTAAAGACCTGGAGGATTCGCTCGACGTCGATTACGGTCTTGCTTCGGTGTCAGACCCTTCTCTTGGTCATCTCGATCTCCCCGAGATCTCCGGAGACTCGGTCAGCCAGGATTGATGTGAGAGTTATTTCGATTTAG